Part of the Bacillus sp. THAF10 genome is shown below.
ACGCAGCATGAACGACTTTCTGCTTATCATTTACCCATACTATAACGCTCTCTCCATCGCTGTTGGTGCCTTGTATAATGGTGTATGCTTTTGTTCCATTATATGTCGATATTTCTTCCACTGATTGCAAATTCGCTTCCTGCATAGCTATTTTCTCCGCCTTTTCTTTTGCTTCTTTGATTGGAGACATGGCAGTAAAATAAACGGAAGAAAATTGCCAAATCAAAAGAATAACGATGCAGATACTACTGATAATAATCCAATTTTTCATTTCATCACTCTTTATGTACGATATATTGTTAAAATTGCTTTATTTTGATCGTTTTGATCAAGGGCAAGTCCAAACATCAAATTTTCTCTTTTTAACGTTCTGTTCAGTGTGTCTACTACTTTGTATAGATCTGGTGAATTTTCCACTGTAACGGTTGAAAGTACCTCTATTTTGCTTTCCATCCCAAAATCCTCCTGCGTTCAAACAATTTTTGTTACTCATATAGATGGCTCCTGATGGTTAAAATACTATTACTGAATCATCTATAGTGTTCAAACACATTATAACAATAATTGTTCAGTTTCGTACAACGATGTACGTGAAAGTATAAAATTTACTTCTATCCCACACCAAACTTGATGGTGAATCTTCTTTTTAGGAAGACTCACCCTTTTTTTTTCTCCAATTTGCTATGAAGGAATAAAAGTTACCCTTTCTTACAATATAATTTGGGATTGCGTGCATAAAACTGACTCCATACCGTTTTTCCACAATTCTTCTGTCGAAAATATAAATGTTTTTTCCTACTTTGCCTTCTAAAAAGGAAAAAATCATCCGCTTGAATCGGAGTACAGCAATCGGTAAGGAAACAGCGGCAAATGAATTTT
Proteins encoded:
- a CDS encoding DUF5590 domain-containing protein, which encodes MKNWIIISSICIVILLIWQFSSVYFTAMSPIKEAKEKAEKIAMQEANLQSVEEISTYNGTKAYTIIQGTNSDGESVIVWVNDKQKVVHAALEKNGIAKEEVLNYLETDRDPQEIISITLAMEKNTPLWEIKFKDTQNQYNLYYIKYENGEYFQRIIF
- a CDS encoding YpmA family protein produces the protein MESKIEVLSTVTVENSPDLYKVVDTLNRTLKRENLMFGLALDQNDQNKAILTIYRT